GGCAGCGGCATGCTCAAGGCGATGGCGGGCGCGGCGGTGGGCTTCGTGCCGCCGTCGATGGCCGGCCACATCCCGGTCGTGCTCGGCCTGCTGGCGATGCCGCTGAGCCTGCTGTTCGATCCCGATTCGTTCTATTTCGGCGTGCTGCCCGTGATCGCCGAGGTGTCGGGGCAGCTCGGCGTGCCGGCCGTGCATGTCGGCCAGGCCGCGCTGCTCGGCCAGATGACCACCGGCTTTCCCGTCAGCCCGCTCACGCCGGCCACGTTCCTGGTGGTCGGGCTGTGCGGCATCGAGCTGGCCGAGCACCAGAAATTCACGTTCCCGCTGCTGTTCGGCGCGTCCGTCGTGATGACGATCGCCTGCGTCGTGCTCGGCGTGTTCCCGCTCTGATGCGATGACGACATCCGCCATGTCGTTGCGCGCACAACCGGATCGTTCACCATGACCGCCCTTCCCCCCGATCGTCCGGTCCGGCTCGGCGCCGGCGCCGGCTACTCCGGCGACCGCATCGAGCCCGCCGTCGAACTGGCCGAACACGGCGCGCTCGATTACCTGATCTTCGAATGCCTGGCCGAGCGCACCATCGCGATCGCGCAACAGGCGCGCCGCGCCGATCCGGCGCTCGGCTACGATCCGCTGCTCGGCGCGCGGATGCGCGCGGTGCTGCCCGCCGCCGCCGCGAACGGCGTGCGGATCATCTCGAACATGGGCGCCGCGAACCCGCTCGCGGCCGCGCGCGAGACCGCGCGGATCGCGGCCGCGCTCGGCGTGGGCCGGCTGCGCGTGGCGGCCGTGAGCGGCGACGACGTGCTCGGGCCGATACTCGCCGGCGCGTTTCGCTTCCTCGAATCGGGCGACGCGGTCGCCGACTATCGCGAGCGCATCGTGTCGGCCAACGCCTACCTCGGCGCCGAGCCGATCGTCGCGGCGCTGGCCGCCGGCGCGGACGTGGTGCTGACCGGCCGCGTGGCCGACCCGGCGCTGTTCGCCGCGCCGCTGATCCACGCGTTCGGCTGGCCGATGGACGACTGGACGCGCCTCGGGCAAGCCACCGTGGTCGGCCACCTGCTCGAATGCGCGGGCCAGGTCACGGGCGGCTATTTCGCCGATCCCGGCTGGCTCGACGTGCCGGACCTGGCGCGGCTCGGCTTTCCGATCGGCGAGGTGTCCGCCGACGGCGCCGTGACCGTCACCAAGCTCGCGCGCGCGGGCGGCCGGGTCAGCGTGGACACCTGCAAGCAGCAGTTGCTCTACGAGATCCACGATCCGGCCTGCTACCTGCAACCGGACGTGACCGCCGATTTCAGCGCCGTGAGCGTCGTGCCCGACGGCCCCGACCGCGTGCGCGTGACGGGCGGCGCCGGCCGCG
The genomic region above belongs to Burkholderia plantarii and contains:
- a CDS encoding acyclic terpene utilization AtuA family protein, which produces MTALPPDRPVRLGAGAGYSGDRIEPAVELAEHGALDYLIFECLAERTIAIAQQARRADPALGYDPLLGARMRAVLPAAAANGVRIISNMGAANPLAAARETARIAAALGVGRLRVAAVSGDDVLGPILAGAFRFLESGDAVADYRERIVSANAYLGAEPIVAALAAGADVVLTGRVADPALFAAPLIHAFGWPMDDWTRLGQATVVGHLLECAGQVTGGYFADPGWLDVPDLARLGFPIGEVSADGAVTVTKLARAGGRVSVDTCKQQLLYEIHDPACYLQPDVTADFSAVSVVPDGPDRVRVTGGAGRARPDTLKVSVAYTDGHIGEGQISYGGPGATARARLAGEIVRERLALTGVAVSELRIDLIGVDALYGDTLAGTRGEPAEVRLRVAGRTATTVDAARIGNEVETLYTNGPAGGGGVTKAAREVLAVQSVLLPREQVRPTFTMVEADDATA